Proteins found in one Oceaniferula flava genomic segment:
- the ispG gene encoding (E)-4-hydroxy-3-methylbut-2-enyl-diphosphate synthase: protein MSTDLHYCPDYFAYSRRKTREIMVGNVGIGGDNPIRVQSMITSDTRDTEACVKQVLDLAEAGCEIVRITAQTKKYAENLENIRDGVRAAGCDVPLVADIHFKPDAAFEAAKWVEKIRVNPGNYADKKKFEIREYTDEQYAEELERIREDFAPLVELCKELGRAMRIGTNHGSLSDRIMNRYGDTPLGMCESAFEFARIARDLDYHNFCFSMKASNPKVMIEAYRLLVARLENEGPDWNYPIHLGVTEAGDGEDGRIKSAIGIGSLLADGVGDTIRVSLTEDAIHEIPVAKAIIANIEKSHLPVDPTGSQRGTLSYNPFSYERRHSHELEINGHKLGCDNTIRVFTSREKWDALAHKIDKLGDFTPEIVLEDSVVHEVDPWDTASIQLINQMKTPQLVTVADGCHDAAVIHAFRLLASKLAAHHPILLKDTLTPSNDANADFINTLITAARNIGSLLCDGIGDAILVQGEQAPGQSLRLSYNILQAAGSRIFKTDYVACPSCGRTLFNLQETTQKIRAATGHLKGVRIAVMGCIVNGPGEMADADFGYVGGAPSKINLYVGKQAVKFNIPEAEAVDRLIDLIKEHDKWIEAPVA, encoded by the coding sequence ATGTCCACCGACTTGCATTACTGCCCCGACTACTTTGCCTATTCACGCCGCAAGACCCGCGAAATCATGGTCGGCAATGTCGGCATCGGTGGTGATAACCCCATCAGGGTGCAGTCGATGATCACTTCGGACACCCGCGACACCGAGGCCTGCGTGAAACAGGTGCTCGATCTGGCCGAGGCCGGTTGCGAAATTGTCCGAATCACCGCGCAGACCAAGAAGTATGCGGAAAATTTGGAAAACATCCGCGATGGAGTCCGTGCCGCCGGCTGCGATGTGCCCCTGGTCGCTGACATCCATTTCAAACCCGACGCAGCCTTCGAAGCCGCCAAGTGGGTGGAGAAAATCCGCGTCAATCCCGGCAACTACGCCGATAAGAAAAAGTTCGAAATCCGCGAATACACCGATGAGCAATACGCGGAGGAGTTAGAGCGTATCCGCGAAGACTTCGCTCCCTTGGTGGAGCTCTGCAAGGAGCTTGGCCGCGCGATGCGCATCGGCACCAACCACGGCTCACTTTCCGATCGCATCATGAACCGCTACGGCGACACGCCACTCGGCATGTGTGAGAGCGCGTTTGAGTTCGCCCGCATCGCCCGCGATCTCGACTACCACAATTTCTGTTTCTCGATGAAGGCATCCAACCCAAAAGTCATGATCGAGGCCTACCGCCTGTTGGTTGCCCGCCTGGAAAATGAGGGACCGGACTGGAACTACCCCATCCACCTCGGCGTCACCGAAGCTGGCGATGGCGAAGATGGTCGGATCAAGTCGGCCATCGGTATCGGATCGCTGTTAGCCGATGGCGTGGGCGACACCATCCGAGTCTCCCTCACCGAGGACGCCATCCACGAGATCCCGGTGGCCAAGGCGATCATTGCCAACATTGAAAAGTCCCACCTCCCAGTCGATCCCACCGGCAGCCAGCGAGGCACACTTTCCTACAATCCCTTCTCTTACGAACGCCGCCACAGCCACGAGCTGGAAATCAATGGTCACAAGCTCGGTTGCGATAACACCATCCGCGTCTTCACCTCGCGCGAAAAGTGGGACGCGCTAGCGCATAAGATCGATAAGCTGGGCGACTTCACTCCGGAAATCGTCCTGGAGGATTCCGTGGTTCATGAGGTCGACCCTTGGGACACCGCTTCCATTCAGCTGATTAACCAGATGAAAACACCCCAGCTGGTCACCGTGGCCGATGGCTGCCACGATGCCGCAGTCATCCACGCATTCCGCCTGTTGGCATCCAAGCTCGCCGCCCATCATCCCATCCTGCTGAAGGACACCCTCACGCCCAGTAATGACGCCAACGCCGACTTCATCAACACCCTGATCACCGCTGCGCGGAACATTGGTTCGCTGCTCTGCGATGGCATTGGCGATGCGATTCTGGTGCAGGGCGAACAGGCACCCGGACAATCGCTGCGTCTCTCCTACAACATCCTCCAGGCTGCCGGCTCGCGCATTTTCAAGACCGATTACGTCGCCTGCCCATCCTGCGGTAGAACCCTCTTCAACCTACAGGAAACCACGCAGAAGATCCGCGCTGCCACCGGTCACCTCAAAGGAGTTCGCATCGCTGTCATGGGCTGTATCGTCAACGGACCTGGCGAAATGGCCGACGCCGATTTCGGCTATGTCGGTGGCGCCCCCAGCAAGATTAACCTCTACGTTGGCAAACAGGCCGTGAAGTTCAACATCCCCGAGGCCGAGGCCGTGGACCGCTTGATCGATCTGATCAAAGAGCACGACAAATGGATCGAGGCACCTGTGGCCTAA
- a CDS encoding cation-transporting P-type ATPase, translated as MDSNWHHQSEKEVLEKLNTSADGLSHDEAEARLREHGPNRLPAAPKHSPLVRFFLHFHNILIYVLLGAAIITAALGHSIDTLVILAVVIANATIGFIQEGKAEKAMDAIHRMLALHASVIRNGLRRSVDGESLVVGDIVLLEAGDKVPADLRLLDARRLQVQESILTGESLAVEKSTHRVPEDAALGDRHCMAFSGTLVTSGTGKGVVVATAGETEIGQISGMLSEVETLTTPLVRQMSLFAKWLTVLILLLGGVLLAYGYFIAHFDFAELFMSVVGLSVAAIPEGLPAVLTITLAVGVQAMAKRNAIVRRLPAIETIGSVSVICTDKTGTLTRNEMMVASVVTSQHLFTIEGNGYEPHGRIKLDGETVTADEHEILRELGRSAALCNDASLQENENGWTIEGDPMEGALLALSAKTTADSSSWTRSDIIPFDAKHRFMATLDQHDNDALISVKGAPERILAMCQYQRSERDQVSPLDGPYWLEKAEEIAALGQRVLAIAVKPVPTELTELVFSDVGNGLVLLGLVGLMDPPREQSAAAVAECHSAGIAVKMITGDHRGTAAAIGKQIGLKNPDHVLTGADLEAMDDAELARAVIDTNIFARTSPEHKLRLVMALQSHDLTVAMTGDGVNDAPALKRADAGIAMGVSGSEAAKEAAELILADDNFSSITAAVREGRTVYDNIKKVISWTLPTNAGEAMTIVAALLLGMSLPITAVQILWANLITGVTLGIALAFEPTEVGTMHRKPRCRNEPLLDGALAWHIVLVAGLFLAGVFGMYTYAIDRGYSLELARTIALNTLVVMEIFHLFFIRNIYGTSLTWQLVRGTKMVWATVIVITVAQFVITYLPPLQSVFGTAAVPFVDGLIIVGVGIVLLLIVETEKQIRLRLQKLRQPA; from the coding sequence ATGGATTCTAACTGGCATCATCAATCCGAGAAAGAGGTTCTGGAAAAACTCAACACTAGCGCCGATGGACTCAGCCACGATGAGGCGGAGGCGAGGCTCCGTGAGCATGGCCCGAACCGACTGCCCGCAGCCCCCAAGCACAGCCCACTGGTACGCTTTTTCCTGCATTTTCACAACATCCTGATCTACGTCCTGCTGGGAGCGGCAATCATCACCGCCGCACTCGGACACAGCATTGATACCTTGGTCATCCTGGCCGTGGTCATTGCCAATGCCACCATCGGTTTCATTCAGGAAGGCAAGGCCGAGAAGGCGATGGATGCCATTCACCGCATGCTCGCCCTGCACGCATCGGTGATCCGGAATGGGCTTCGGCGCAGTGTCGATGGCGAGAGCCTTGTGGTTGGAGATATCGTTTTGTTAGAAGCTGGCGATAAAGTTCCCGCCGACCTACGCCTACTCGATGCCCGCCGACTCCAAGTCCAGGAGTCCATCCTCACAGGCGAGTCCCTAGCCGTAGAAAAATCCACCCACCGAGTTCCAGAAGACGCCGCCCTGGGAGACCGCCACTGCATGGCATTCAGTGGCACGCTGGTGACCAGTGGCACTGGGAAAGGAGTCGTTGTAGCAACTGCGGGCGAAACAGAAATCGGACAGATCAGCGGCATGTTATCCGAGGTCGAAACCCTCACCACCCCGCTTGTCCGCCAGATGAGCCTCTTTGCGAAGTGGCTCACCGTGTTGATCCTACTGCTCGGCGGAGTGTTGCTTGCCTACGGATATTTTATCGCTCACTTCGACTTTGCCGAGCTGTTCATGTCCGTGGTCGGCCTCTCCGTGGCCGCCATCCCCGAGGGGCTACCCGCCGTTCTTACCATCACTCTAGCCGTGGGCGTGCAGGCCATGGCGAAACGGAATGCCATCGTCCGCCGACTTCCAGCCATCGAAACCATCGGCTCCGTCTCCGTGATCTGCACCGACAAGACAGGCACTCTCACACGGAATGAAATGATGGTCGCCTCTGTGGTGACCTCACAGCACCTGTTCACCATCGAAGGAAACGGTTACGAGCCACACGGTCGCATCAAACTAGACGGGGAAACCGTCACCGCTGACGAGCACGAGATCCTTCGAGAATTAGGTCGATCGGCCGCATTGTGCAATGATGCTTCGTTGCAAGAAAACGAAAACGGCTGGACCATCGAGGGAGATCCGATGGAAGGCGCACTCCTTGCCTTATCCGCCAAAACAACTGCCGATAGCAGCTCATGGACGCGCTCTGACATCATTCCATTTGATGCCAAACATCGCTTCATGGCCACCTTAGATCAGCACGATAACGATGCTCTCATCTCAGTGAAAGGTGCGCCCGAACGCATCTTGGCCATGTGCCAATATCAACGCAGTGAAAGAGATCAGGTTTCCCCATTGGACGGCCCCTATTGGCTGGAAAAGGCCGAGGAAATTGCGGCACTCGGGCAGCGCGTTCTAGCCATCGCAGTGAAGCCGGTTCCCACGGAGCTAACAGAGCTGGTTTTTTCCGATGTTGGAAATGGGCTGGTGCTCCTGGGGCTTGTCGGATTAATGGACCCACCACGCGAGCAATCCGCCGCAGCCGTCGCGGAATGCCACAGTGCGGGGATCGCTGTCAAAATGATCACCGGTGACCACCGCGGAACCGCTGCAGCAATCGGTAAACAAATCGGTTTAAAAAATCCGGACCACGTCCTCACCGGAGCCGATCTCGAGGCCATGGATGACGCCGAGCTGGCGAGAGCAGTCATCGATACGAACATCTTCGCCCGCACCAGCCCCGAGCACAAACTACGCTTGGTGATGGCCTTGCAATCGCACGATCTCACGGTCGCAATGACCGGAGACGGGGTCAATGACGCCCCTGCCCTGAAACGGGCTGACGCAGGCATCGCCATGGGTGTCAGCGGCAGCGAAGCCGCCAAGGAAGCCGCCGAGCTGATTCTCGCCGATGATAATTTTTCCTCCATCACCGCTGCCGTCCGCGAGGGTCGCACCGTCTATGACAATATTAAAAAGGTGATCAGCTGGACCCTGCCGACCAATGCCGGCGAGGCCATGACCATCGTCGCCGCTCTGCTCTTGGGGATGTCGCTGCCGATCACCGCTGTGCAAATCCTCTGGGCCAATCTGATCACCGGAGTCACGCTCGGCATTGCCCTGGCATTCGAGCCCACCGAGGTCGGGACCATGCATCGCAAACCTCGCTGCAGAAATGAGCCGCTGTTGGATGGCGCCCTCGCGTGGCATATTGTGCTTGTCGCCGGACTATTTCTAGCTGGCGTCTTTGGCATGTATACCTACGCCATCGATCGGGGCTACTCCTTGGAACTGGCACGGACAATCGCGCTCAACACCCTCGTCGTGATGGAGATTTTCCACCTCTTCTTCATTCGGAACATTTACGGCACCTCGCTCACCTGGCAGCTGGTCCGCGGCACGAAAATGGTATGGGCCACGGTCATCGTCATCACCGTGGCGCAGTTCGTAATCACCTATCTACCTCCACTTCAATCAGTTTTCGGCACCGCCGCCGTGCCATTTGTCGATGGCTTGATCATCGTCGGAGTAGGTATCGTGCTCTTATTGATCGTGGAAACCGAGAAGCAAATCCGCCTGCGCCTGCAGAAGCTCAGACAACCAGCATGA